In Vibrio bathopelagicus, the following are encoded in one genomic region:
- a CDS encoding LysR family transcriptional regulator — MKLHFENIVSFIAVVEEGSFSSAARKLGKSQSTVSTAVQNLESDLGFNLFNREHSKVWLTEKGKRLFQLSLPVVSKYRELITIAEQMNLSDQIVYRVGIDPLVFNKNVKKALLAFSEAFPNVDLLVVTKPSFVLGNYVNEGKIDLALGNPYHKTNNDFNIEELFHVNCWWVAHEDLVSLKSHAASQRVLLMDGCEELLNLSNIASYNLWRLDDLATIIELCKAQKGIAFLPGFLIEGNVEDSKLKVITDHPDFFGKRVIASLFWQIHSDFSLFNQWIKDELKTSPSYKQTFIADLAQ, encoded by the coding sequence ATGAAACTACATTTCGAAAATATTGTTTCGTTCATAGCAGTAGTTGAAGAAGGTTCATTTAGCTCTGCTGCACGTAAGCTTGGCAAGTCTCAGTCAACGGTTAGTACCGCTGTGCAAAACCTTGAGTCAGACTTGGGTTTCAATTTATTTAATAGAGAACACTCTAAAGTCTGGTTAACTGAGAAAGGAAAACGCCTATTCCAATTATCTTTACCTGTCGTATCGAAATATCGCGAGTTAATCACTATTGCAGAACAAATGAATCTATCCGACCAGATAGTTTACCGCGTGGGTATCGATCCATTAGTTTTCAACAAAAACGTTAAAAAGGCATTGCTGGCATTTTCAGAAGCTTTTCCTAATGTCGACCTACTTGTTGTGACCAAACCAAGTTTCGTTTTAGGAAATTACGTCAATGAAGGAAAGATAGACCTAGCGTTAGGTAACCCCTATCACAAGACAAATAACGACTTTAATATAGAAGAGCTTTTTCACGTCAACTGTTGGTGGGTGGCACACGAAGACTTGGTATCCTTGAAGTCTCATGCGGCATCTCAACGCGTTCTATTAATGGATGGCTGTGAAGAGCTACTGAATTTGTCAAACATCGCCTCATATAATCTATGGCGACTGGATGATTTAGCCACCATTATCGAACTATGCAAAGCTCAAAAAGGCATTGCTTTTTTACCGGGATTTCTCATCGAAGGGAACGTAGAAGACAGTAAACTTAAGGTGATTACAGACCATCCCGATTTTTTTGGTAAACGAGTTATTGCATCCCTTTTCTGGCAAATACATTCTGACTTTAGCTTGTTTAATCAATGGATTAAGGACGAACTAAAAACAAGTCCCAGTTATAAACAAACATTTATTGCTGACTTAGCCCAATAA
- a CDS encoding winged helix-turn-helix transcriptional regulator, with product MSEQGKQPEGYCSADKYLTLISTKWTAHIVWLLGLSSEIRFGQIQKQLALVSSKVLSERLKLLSKEGFIWRRQEETVPVTVYYGLTEKGKELADIVDIIVKKSDSWD from the coding sequence ATGAGTGAACAGGGTAAGCAACCTGAAGGTTACTGTAGCGCTGATAAATATTTGACCTTGATCTCTACGAAGTGGACTGCTCACATCGTTTGGTTATTAGGTCTGAGTAGCGAGATACGCTTTGGACAAATTCAAAAGCAGTTGGCTCTAGTGTCTAGTAAAGTGCTTAGTGAGAGGCTGAAGTTACTTAGTAAAGAAGGTTTTATCTGGCGCAGGCAAGAAGAAACCGTTCCGGTGACTGTGTATTATGGCCTGACAGAAAAAGGGAAAGAACTAGCGGATATTGTCGATATTATCGTAAAAAAATCTGATAGCTGGGACTAG
- a CDS encoding YybH family protein: MKIFLFIVLNFITFYSYASTDYKKPQSPTELHQLFAEYFSKQDIDGLGTLFHEDAIFVLDAQGNLARGPKAIKPILKSYLQGDVEMLTHDVSIHVNGDTALIRSDWEIVGGPKGTALEVMRYVDGGWLYVIDNPNGF; the protein is encoded by the coding sequence ATGAAGATATTTCTGTTCATAGTTTTAAACTTTATAACGTTCTATTCTTACGCATCAACAGATTACAAAAAACCGCAGTCGCCAACAGAACTGCATCAACTTTTCGCTGAATACTTTTCAAAACAAGACATCGATGGACTAGGCACTCTGTTCCATGAAGACGCCATATTCGTCCTGGATGCTCAGGGGAACCTTGCTAGAGGGCCAAAGGCTATCAAGCCTATATTGAAAAGTTACCTTCAAGGTGACGTTGAAATGCTGACCCATGATGTATCTATCCATGTTAACGGCGATACGGCTCTTATAAGGTCTGACTGGGAGATAGTTGGAGGCCCCAAAGGAACCGCTCTGGAAGTGATGAGATATGTCGATGGAGGCTGGCTATACGTTATTGACAACCCGAATGGATTTTAA